The window GGTCGGACACCACACCGGAGCCCGCTCCGGAGCCCTCCCCGGAATCCGCTGTCATCGTCTTCTCCTCTACCTCGCTCTTCGGCACGTCTGCGACAGTAGAGAGGATGTAGGTCAGCTCTTGTCCTCGTTGTCCGGCATCCTGGGTGCCATGACGGACACTCCGGCGCGGCTGCTGAACCTGCTCTCCCTCCTCCAGACCCCGCGCGAGTGGCCGGGCAGCGAACTGGCCGAACGCCTCCAGGTCAGCTCCCGGACGATCCGCCGCGACATCGACCGGCTGCGCGCCCTGGGGTACCCGGTCGAGGCGACGATGGGCGCGATCGGCGGCTACCGGCTGGTGGCCGGGACGGCGATGCCGCCGCTGCTGCTGGACGACGAGGAGGCGGTGGCCATCGCGGTGGGCCTGCGGGCGGCCGCCGGGCACGCCGTGGTCGGCATCGAGGAGGCGTCCGTCCGGGCGCTCGGCAAACTGCTCCAGGTGCTGCCGGGGCGCCTGCGCCACCGGGTCGGCGCGCTGAACACGGCCACCGTGCCGCTGCTCACCGGCGACGGACCGACCGTCGACCCCGAGGACCTCACCGTGCTCGCGGGCGCCGTCACCAACCGGGAGCGGCTGCGCTTCCACTACCGGGCGGGTGACGGCGCCGAGACCCGGCGCCAGGTCGAGCCCAACCGCCTGGTCTCGACCGGTCGGCGCTGGTACCTGGTCGGCTACGACCTCGACCGCGACGACTGGCGGCTCTTCCGGGTGGACCGGATCAGCGAGCCCTTCCCGACCGGCGCCCGCTTCACTCCGCGCGAACTCCCCGCCGAGGACGCGGCCGCGTACGTGGCGAGCAAGCTCCGCCGGCCGGCGGCCACCCACACCCTGGTGGCGACGCTGCACATGCCCGCCTCCGAGGTGGAGAGCTGGATCAGCCGCGCCGCCGACACCACGGTCGAGCCGGTCGACGACCGGAGCTGCCGGCTCCGCTCGCGGTCCGACTCGCTGGGGTACCTGGCGATGCGGCTCCTCATGCTGGGCTGCGAGTTCGAGGTCCACGAGCCCCCGGAGATGAACGCCCACCTGCGCGCCCTCGCCGCCCGCGCCGCCCGGGCCGCCGACAGCGGGGGTCCGGTCCACCCCGCCGCCGACAGTGGGGGTCCGGTCCACCCCGCCGTAGACAGCGGGGGTCCGGTCCGCCCGACCGCCGACAGCGGGGGTCCGGTCCGCCCCTGAGCCGCCCGCGCTACGCCGCCACCCGGTACCAGGCGTCCCCCGAACGGAACCGGAGCACGCCGTCCCGCCCGTAGGCCCGCTCCCGGTCCAGCTCCCCGGGCAGCCGGAGCCGGCGCCGCCCGGTCTCCTTCCACTCCTTGCCGACCAGCAGGCACCGGACCAGCTCACCCGCGTGCGTCAGGAAGATCCCCTGCCGACCGCCGACGGCGAAGCCGAGCGGCAGCCGGACCGGGGACCGCCGACTCACGGACCCCCCGGCCGGGTCGATCCGGGTCAGGTAACTCGCCGTACTGCCCGGGTACCAGGCCAGCCAGACGGCGCGGCCCTCGGTCGCCCCGGCCAGGCCCTCCAGCGGGTAGCCGGGCAGTTCGTCCCGCCCCGGTCGCCAGACCATCCGCCCGGCCGGGTCCGCCCCGACCAGACCGGGGTGGGCCATCGGGTGGTCCCCGTAGATGCCCTCGTCCCCGAAGGCCATCCAGATCCGGCCGTCCCGGTCGGCGACCAGCGTCCGGATGTCGTCGCCGAGCACCAGCTCGTGGGAGGGCTCGCCGTCGGGCCCGAACACGACCGCGTTGGGCGCCCATCCGCCCGGCTCCTCGTCGGCCCGGTAGCTCGCCACCAGCAGCCGGCCACCGGGCAGCAGCGCCAGGTGGTCCGGGTCGACGGCGAGCCCGCGCAGCGCCGTCCGCCGCTCCCCCTCCGGTGTCACCGTCACCAACTCGGCGTCCGGGGGCGGGTCGGGGCACGTCCGGCCGGAGGCGCCGGACGGCTTCTCCCCGGGCACCAGCAGCACGACCAGTTCGCCGTCCGGTCCGACCGTCCAGCCGGAGGCCCGGCGGCCCGCCCCGGCATCGTGCTCGGGCAGCCGCCAGACCTCCACCGGTTCGTTCATCCAACGAGGATCTCAGACCCCGTACTCGGCGGTGATCACCGCACGGGCCAGCGTGTGGAAGGTGATGTGGAAGCCGATCTGGGCCGCCGGCGTCTCCGGGGTGACGTCCAGCGCGTCCACGTCCAGCGCGTGCACGGCGAAGGCGTACCGGTGCGGGGCGCCGGGCGGCGGGGCCGCGCCGTCGTACTTGTTGCCGGGGAAGTCGTTGCGGCCGTGGAACGAGGCCGCCCCGGGCAGGTCCGCGTCGGACGAACCGGCGCCGCGCGCCAGGCCGGCGGTGTCACCGGGCAGGTTGAGGGCGAGCCAGTGCCACCAGCCGGAGCCGGTCGGGGCGTCCGGGTCGTAGCAGGTGACGGCGACGGACCGGGTGCCCTCCGGCAGGCCCGACCAGGCCAGCTGCGGCGACAGGTTGCCGCCCGCGTGGACGAACTCCTCGGCCAGCTTGCCGCCTTCGGCGAGGTCATCACTGGTCAGCTCGAAGGACGGCACCTGCGGCAGGAACTCGTAGGGCAGCGGCGGACGAACGCTCATGAAACGGTCACCTCTCGACAAGCCAGGACAGCCCGGACCAGGCTGAATGACGCGATTCACTGTAGTGGGGTGCCACCGTTCACGGGCCCCCTCTACAGTCGGGTCATGGCTTCCACACCCGCCCGACTGCTGGCCGACTCCCGACGAGCCCTCCTCACCATGGTCGGCCTGCTCGCCGTCATCTGGCTGGTGCAGTTGGTGAACTGGATGGACGACTACGGCCTCACCTACGAACACGGCCTGATGCCGCGCCGGCTCGACGAGCTGCCGGACGTGTTCGCCATGCCGCTGCTGCACTTCAGTTGGGAGCACATCGAGGCCAACTCCTGGCCGCTGTTCGCCTTCGGCTTCCTCTCCGCCTACCGGGGCATGAAGCGGTTCCTCTGGGCGACCCTGATGATCGTCGTGGTCGGCGGCCTCACCGTCTGGCTGTGCGAGCGCCCCGAGACGGTCACCGCCGGGGCCAGCGGCCTGGTCTACGGCTACTTCGGCTACCTGGTGCTGCGCGGCGTGCTCGACCGCAACCTGCTGGACGCGGTGATCGCCGTCGTCGTCGCGGCGGTGTACTCCTACCTCCTGATCGGCGTCCTGCCGGTGACCCAGGGGGTCAGCTGGCTGGGCCACCTCGGCGGTCTGATCGGCGGGCTCACCGCCGCCTGGCTGCTCCGCAACCGCGGACCGAAGACGGCCGCCGCCCCGGCGTCCGAGCCCGCCGCCGGCCCCCGGTCCGCCCTGCACAAGGAGCTGGACGACCTCGGCCTCTGAGCGCCGGAGGAGCAAGCCAGGAGCACGCCAGGAGCACGGCGAGGGGCCCCGCGAGCGCGCCGCCGGCCAGGTATAGACCAATCCCGGACCTGCGACTAGCGTGGGAGAGCCCTGCCCTCTGCCTTCTGCCTTCTGCCTTCTGCCTTCTGCCTTCTGCCTTCTGCCCTCTGCCCTCTGCCCTCTCCCCCCTGCCCCCTGCTCCGGAGCCGCACCGTGGAGTCGTCCGTCCTCGCCTTCGCCACCGACCTGCTGGACGAGGGCACCGACACCTTCTTCGGCAACCTCGCCGACCGGGCCGGGGTCGGCGGCGTCACCCTCGCCTCGGTCTACCACGAGGCCCGGGACGTCTTCCCGCACAACCCGCGCCAGGTGATCCGCTACCTGGAGCCGGGCGCCGCCTACTTCCGCCCCGACCCGGCGCGCTGGGCCGGGCGGCGGCTGCGGCCCACCCCCTCCACCGCGATCGGCGACCGCGACCCCTTCGCCGAGGCCGCCGCCGAGGCGCGGCGCCGCGGGATGAAGCTGCACGCCTGGACGGTGTTCTGCCACAACGACCGGCTCGGCTTCGACCACCCCGACTGCGCCCCCGCCAACGCCTTCGGCGACCGCCACCTCACCGAACTCTGCCCGGCCGCCCCGGAGGTCCGCGAGTACGCGGTGACGCTGGTCGCCGAGCTGGCCCGGTACGGCGTGGACGCGATCCGCGCCGAGTCGCTGCACTTCCACGGGCTGCGCCACGGCTACCACCACGAGCGCTACTTCGAGGAGCTGGGCCCGGTCGCCGAGGCGCTGCTCGGGATCTGCTTCTGCGAGCACTGCCGCGCCGCCGCCGTCCGGGCGGGCGTCCCGGCCGACGAGGTGGCGGCGACCGTCCGCGCCGAGCTGCGCCGCCGGCTGGCCGACGACACGGCCGCCGCCGAGCCCGCCGCCCTCGACGAGCTGGCCGACGGCGCCCTGGCGGCCTACGTCGACGCCTCCGCCGCGACCGTGACCTCACTCGCCGCCGAGGTGGCCGAGGAGGCGCGACGGCACGGCATGCGGCTGAGCTTCATGGACGGCGGCGGCCCGGGCCGGGGCTGGCTCGCCGGCATCGATCTGCCCGCGCTCGCCGGGGTCGCCGACCAGATCGAGACGCTCGGCTACGCGCGGACCCCGGAGGCCGTCCGGGAGAAGATCGCCGCGTTCGCCCTGCACGGCGTCCGCCCGCGCGACATGGCGGTGATCCTGCGCCCGATGGCCTCGGACTGCGACGGCCCGGCCAACCTCGCCGCCAAGATCGCCACACTCCGTGAGCTCGGCGTGCCGGAGGTCGAGTTCTACCACTACGGCCTGATGCGGCTCTCCTCGCTGGACCGGATCGGCACCGCGCTCACCGGCTGAGCGGAGCCGGGCCGAGCCCAGCCGGGCCGGGCCGGGCCGGGCCGGTCGACCACACTCCCGGCACCACGGCCCGGCTCACCGCCGCCGCCGGGACGTCCCGAACAGGCTGCGCGAGATCTCCCGCCCGAGCTGCGTCCCGGCCGAGCGGGCGAAGGACTTGAGCGTCGGGTTGCTCAGCAGCGACCCGAGCAGCCCACCACCGTCCCCGGCCCCTTCCCCCGACCCCGCCTCGGACCTCCGACGCGGTTCGGGCGCCGGCCGCGGCGCGGCGGGCTCCCCGGCCGGCACCGACTCCGGCACCGACTCCGGGACCGGCTCGGGCACCGGTGCCGGCTCCGGCCGCGCCGCCCGGGCGGCCAGCTTCTCGTAGGCCGACTCCCGGTCGATCGCGTCCCGGTAGCGGGCCGCCAGCGGCGAGGCGTCCACCGCCGCCCGCAGCGCGGCCGGTTCGACCGGACCCATCAGCGACCGCGGCGCCCGCAGCCTGGTCGCCGCCACCGGCGTCGGCGCGCCCCGCTCGGAGAGCACCGTGACCACCGCCTCGCCGGTGCCGAGCGAGGTCAGCACCTCGCTCAGGTCGTACGAGGACCGGGGGAAGGTCGAGACCGTCGCCTTGAGCGCCTTGGCGTCGTCCGGGGTGAAGGCGCGCAGCGCGTGCTGCACCCGGTTGCCCAGCTGGGCGAGCACCTCGGCCGGGACGTCCTTCGGCGTCTGGGTGACGAAGAAGATCCCGACGCCCTTGGAGCGGATCAGCCGGACGGTCTGGGTGATCGCCTCCCGGAACGCCTTGGAGGCCCCGTTGAAGAGCAGGTGCGCCTCGTCGAAGAAGAACACCAGCTTGGGCTTGTCGAGGTCCCCCACCTCGGGCAGCTCCTGGTAGAGGTCGGCCAGCAGCCACATCAGGAAGGTGGAGAAGAGCCGCGGCCGGTCCTGCACCGCGGGCAGTTCCAGCGCCGAGACGAGGCCCCGCCCGTCCGGGGCGGTCCGCAGCAGCTCGGCGGTGTCGAACTCCGGCTCTCCGAAGAACGCCCCGGCGCCCTCGTTCTCCAGCATGGTGAGCGAGCGCAGGATCACTCCTGCGGTGGCGGCCGACAGCCCGCCGATGCCCTTCAGCTCCTCCTTGCCCTCGGGCGAGGTGAGGAAGGTGATGACGGCGGTGAGGTCCTTGAGGTCGTACAGCTCCAGGCCGTTGCGGTCGGCGTAGTGGAAGACCAGCCCGAGCGAGGACTCCTGGGTCTCGTTCAGGTCGAGCACCTTGGCGAGCAGCAGCGGGCCGAAGCTGGTGACGGTGGCTCGGATCGGAATGCCCGTGCCCAGGCCGCCCAAGGCGTAGAACTCGGTCGGGCAGCCCTGCGCCGACCAGTCCTGGCCGACCTCGGCGGCCCGGGCGGCGGTCCGCTCGCCGGGTGCGCCGGGCGCGGAGATCCCGGAGACGTCGCCCTTGATGTCGGCCAGGAACACCGGCACCCCCTGGGCGGAGAGCTGTTCGGCGATCAGCTGGAGGGTCTTGGTCTTGCCGGTGCCGGTGGCGCCCGCGACCAGCCCGTGCCGGTTGAGCACCCCGAGCGGGATGCGCACCTGGGCGTCCCGGTAGGCGGTGCCGTCCAGCAGCACCGCCCCGAGGTCGAGGGCGGGCCCGGCGAAGGCGTACCCCTCGGCGATCTCCCGCACCGCGGGCGGGACGACTTCCGGGACGACCTCGGTGCCGGAGGGGGCGGACGGCGGCTCGGCGGTGGACATCGGTGCACACTCCAGGGCACGACTGAGGGGCGACGTTCACGACATTTCCCATGAAACAGCCGCAATCGTCCGCCCGCAGCTCGCGCCGGTGCGCGTGGCGCGGTCGCGGCTGCTGCGCCATCCGCCGCCCAAACGGTAGGCTTTCCGTGTGATCTTCAAGCGCATCGGCAATGGGCGGCCGTACCCGGATCACGGCCGGACCAGCACCCGCCAGTGGGCGGACGTCGCCCCGCGTCCGGTGCGGCTGGACCAGCTGGTGACCACCAAGGGCCAACTCGACCTGGAGACCCTCCTCGCGGAGGACTCCACCTTCTACGGCGATCTCTTCGCCCACGTCGTGAAGTGGCACGGCGACCTCTACCTGGAGGACGGGCTGCACCGCGCCGTACGCGCCGCGCTCCAGCAGCGCCAGGTGCTGCACGCCCGCGTCCTCGAAATGGAGTGACGGGCCCGTCCCGCACCCCGCGACCCGTGTGGACACCGCCCTCCGGCCACCTCCGGAGGGCGGTCCGCGCATGCACCGGTACCCCCGTTCGGGTGCCGGCGTACTCCAGATGATGATCATTTAGTACCTTCGCAGCCGTCCGGCACTAATCTGCTGACTACGGCCGCAGTCCGTGGCGTACGCCGCCCACCCAGGCCGTTTCCGTCACCCGATCCCCGCCCTGGCACGAGGGGGAGACAAACCGTGAGCATGTTGACTCCCCAAGGCCTGAAGGGGAAGCAGTACCGCGTCACCGGCAACAGCTATCCACGGCTGGGCCGGCCGCCGAAGAAGAGCCGCAAGGTCCTCGCCCTGATCGGCTCACTGCTCGCCCTGGCCCTGATCGGCCTCGGCGGCGTGCAGCTCTGGGACATCTTCACCGGCAAGGGCAAGAACGCCTCCGCCCAGGCCTGCGCGTCGCCCTCGGGCAAACCGCTGGCCGCCCCCACCCCGGACGGCTCGGCCCCGCCCTCCGGCGCCCCCACCGATCCGAACGCCATCCCGCAGCCGGCCTCGATCACGGTGAACGTCTACAACGCCACCGCCAAGTCCGGGCTGGCCGCGCGGACCGCCGAGGAGCTAAAGAAGCGCGGCTTCACCATCGGCAAGGTCGGCAACGCGCCCGCCGAGCTGGACAAGAAGGTGCCCGGCACCGCCCAGGTGGTCGCCGGCCCGGCCGGCGCCGGGGCGTCCACCCTGCTCGGCTCCCAGATCGCCGGGGCCCTCACCACGGCGGACGCCCGGACCGACACCACCGTCGACTTCGTGATCGGCGACAGCTACAACGCCCTGCTGGACGAGACCCAGGCCGCCGCCGCGCTGGCCCTGGCTACCAAACCCACCCCGACCCCGAGCACCACCGGCAGCTGCTGAGCCGGCCCCCGGGCACAACGGAGCCCCCCGGCACCGCCGGGGGGCTCCGTTCGTCCGTTCGTGGCGCGCGGGCTCAGCCCGCGGTGCCGTACAGGCGGTCGCCCGCGTCGCCGAGGCCCGGGACGATGTAGCCGTTCTCGTTCAGCCGCTCGTCGACGGCGGCGGTCACCACGGTGACGGGCAGCCCGGCAAGTTCCTTCTCCATCACCGCGACGCCCTCGGGCGCGGCCAGCAGCACCACGGCGGTGACGTCGGTGGCGCCCCGCTCGATCAGCATCCTGATCGCGGCGACCAGCGTGCCGCCGGTGGCCAGCATCGGGTCGAGCACGTAGACCTGGCGGCCGGAGAGGTCGTCCGGCATCCGGGTGGCGTAGGTGGAGGCCTCCAGGGTCTCCTCGTTGCGCACCATGCCGAGGAAGCCCACCTCGGCGGTCGGCAGCAGCCGGGTCATCCCGTCCAGCATGCCCAGGCCGGCCCGCAGGATCGGGACGACCAGCGGCCGGGGGTAGCTCAGCCGGGTGCCGGTGGTGACCGCCACGGGGGTGGTGATCTCCACCTCCTCGGTGCGGACGTCCCTCGTCGCCTCGTACGCGAGGAGGGTCACCAGCTCGTCGGTCAGGCGACGGAAGGTCGGCGAGTCGGTGCGCTCGTCGCGCAGGGTGGAGAGCTTGTGGGCGACCAGGGGGTGGTCGACGACGTGGATCCGCATACGTCGAGGTTAGCCCGGCCCCGGACGCCCGTACGCCACCCGGTGGCCCACCGGGCCGGCGCCGCGTCCCGGCGCGGAGCCGACCGGGGTCACCCAGCGATGACGCGCCGTGACGCACCGCGAATGTCGGGGCGGAACGTCCTCCTGTGGTATCAATCCGGCCGATCTGGGAAAGTCAGGTCCTATGACGAGCAACCCGAAGAACGGGGACGGCTCGGCGGACGGGTCCACGGGCCCGTCGGGCGGGCGCTCGGGCCTGCCCCCGGACCACCCGGAGACCGAGGCGGAGCGCCGCAAACGGCGGACGGTGTTCCTGCGCGAACTCGCCGAGGCGCGCGAACTGCGGGAGCGGGTCCAGCCCCGGCGCACCAAGGAGCGCCGGATGCGCGAAGCGATGCGGATGCGAACCTTCCGGTTCTGACGGGCCCGCGGCGCGCCCACCGGGATTCGACGGCGCGCACCCGGCGCACCCGGCGCCCGTTCACCGGCTCCGGGCCGGCCCTTCCGACACGACCTGCAAAGACGCGCTGCCGAACACTCCCCGCAAAGCCGGGCTTTCTGTCACGATTCCGAGGGGACGGTCCGAACAGCGGGCCGCCTCTGGCGCGGGGGCGGCCAGATTCCGCGTTGCCCGGAGCGCCGAGCCGAGACCGATGATCTTGGGAGTGTCCCTGGTGGCGTACTTCGCTGCAGTGCTTGCTCGCACCGAGGACGGGTGGGATGTGAGCGAGACGGAACTCGACGACGTCGAAACCCTGGCGGACCTGGCCGATCTGGCCCGCGAAGCCGCCCAGGACGACGACAGCGTCCTGGTCTTCATCGAACAGGAGGACGTCTGGTTCGCCATCGTCCGGGTCGACGGTGAGGAGGACCCGCGGATCTTCGTGTCGGACGGCGCCGCCGCCGCCCGCAGCAGCTACGGCTCCGTCCTCACCGACGAGC of the Kitasatospora sp. NBC_01246 genome contains:
- a CDS encoding helix-turn-helix transcriptional regulator is translated as MTDTPARLLNLLSLLQTPREWPGSELAERLQVSSRTIRRDIDRLRALGYPVEATMGAIGGYRLVAGTAMPPLLLDDEEAVAIAVGLRAAAGHAVVGIEEASVRALGKLLQVLPGRLRHRVGALNTATVPLLTGDGPTVDPEDLTVLAGAVTNRERLRFHYRAGDGAETRRQVEPNRLVSTGRRWYLVGYDLDRDDWRLFRVDRISEPFPTGARFTPRELPAEDAAAYVASKLRRPAATHTLVATLHMPASEVESWISRAADTTVEPVDDRSCRLRSRSDSLGYLAMRLLMLGCEFEVHEPPEMNAHLRALAARAARAADSGGPVHPAADSGGPVHPAVDSGGPVRPTADSGGPVRP
- a CDS encoding YbhB/YbcL family Raf kinase inhibitor-like protein, whose amino-acid sequence is MSVRPPLPYEFLPQVPSFELTSDDLAEGGKLAEEFVHAGGNLSPQLAWSGLPEGTRSVAVTCYDPDAPTGSGWWHWLALNLPGDTAGLARGAGSSDADLPGAASFHGRNDFPGNKYDGAAPPPGAPHRYAFAVHALDVDALDVTPETPAAQIGFHITFHTLARAVITAEYGV
- a CDS encoding rhomboid family intramembrane serine protease — its product is MASTPARLLADSRRALLTMVGLLAVIWLVQLVNWMDDYGLTYEHGLMPRRLDELPDVFAMPLLHFSWEHIEANSWPLFAFGFLSAYRGMKRFLWATLMIVVVGGLTVWLCERPETVTAGASGLVYGYFGYLVLRGVLDRNLLDAVIAVVVAAVYSYLLIGVLPVTQGVSWLGHLGGLIGGLTAAWLLRNRGPKTAAAPASEPAAGPRSALHKELDDLGL
- a CDS encoding helicase HerA-like domain-containing protein, translated to MSTAEPPSAPSGTEVVPEVVPPAVREIAEGYAFAGPALDLGAVLLDGTAYRDAQVRIPLGVLNRHGLVAGATGTGKTKTLQLIAEQLSAQGVPVFLADIKGDVSGISAPGAPGERTAARAAEVGQDWSAQGCPTEFYALGGLGTGIPIRATVTSFGPLLLAKVLDLNETQESSLGLVFHYADRNGLELYDLKDLTAVITFLTSPEGKEELKGIGGLSAATAGVILRSLTMLENEGAGAFFGEPEFDTAELLRTAPDGRGLVSALELPAVQDRPRLFSTFLMWLLADLYQELPEVGDLDKPKLVFFFDEAHLLFNGASKAFREAITQTVRLIRSKGVGIFFVTQTPKDVPAEVLAQLGNRVQHALRAFTPDDAKALKATVSTFPRSSYDLSEVLTSLGTGEAVVTVLSERGAPTPVAATRLRAPRSLMGPVEPAALRAAVDASPLAARYRDAIDRESAYEKLAARAARPEPAPVPEPVPESVPESVPAGEPAAPRPAPEPRRRSEAGSGEGAGDGGGLLGSLLSNPTLKSFARSAGTQLGREISRSLFGTSRRRR
- a CDS encoding type II toxin-antitoxin system VapB family antitoxin gives rise to the protein MIFKRIGNGRPYPDHGRTSTRQWADVAPRPVRLDQLVTTKGQLDLETLLAEDSTFYGDLFAHVVKWHGDLYLEDGLHRAVRAALQQRQVLHARVLEME
- a CDS encoding LytR C-terminal domain-containing protein, which encodes MLTPQGLKGKQYRVTGNSYPRLGRPPKKSRKVLALIGSLLALALIGLGGVQLWDIFTGKGKNASAQACASPSGKPLAAPTPDGSAPPSGAPTDPNAIPQPASITVNVYNATAKSGLAARTAEELKKRGFTIGKVGNAPAELDKKVPGTAQVVAGPAGAGASTLLGSQIAGALTTADARTDTTVDFVIGDSYNALLDETQAAAALALATKPTPTPSTTGSC
- the upp gene encoding uracil phosphoribosyltransferase, with the protein product MRIHVVDHPLVAHKLSTLRDERTDSPTFRRLTDELVTLLAYEATRDVRTEEVEITTPVAVTTGTRLSYPRPLVVPILRAGLGMLDGMTRLLPTAEVGFLGMVRNEETLEASTYATRMPDDLSGRQVYVLDPMLATGGTLVAAIRMLIERGATDVTAVVLLAAPEGVAVMEKELAGLPVTVVTAAVDERLNENGYIVPGLGDAGDRLYGTAG
- a CDS encoding tRNA adenosine deaminase-associated protein, yielding MILGVSLVAYFAAVLARTEDGWDVSETELDDVETLADLADLAREAAQDDDSVLVFIEQEDVWFAIVRVDGEEDPRIFVSDGAAAARSSYGSVLTDELVDQAGESEFGDLDNLVAELEDEEAQASAGQEDEDGDADARGGVPVGPLGDAHLLTEFGLPSEELLALSGEGAVPGDALEEIAEALGCGEVLEAVR